Genomic segment of Microcoleus sp. bin38.metabat.b11b12b14.051:
GTAGTGAGGACTTCAGTCCTTCTTCTTTCGTTCGTAGTGAGGACTTCAGTCCTTCTTTCAGGTTCGTAGTGAGGACTTCAGTCCTTCTTTCAGGTTCGTAGTGAGGACTTCAGTCCTTCTTTCAGGTTCGTAGTGAGGACTTCAGTCCTTCTTTCAGGTTCGTAGTGAGGACTTCAGTCCTTCTTTCAGGTTCGTAGTGAGGACTTCAGTCCTCTGTTAATTATTGAATCAATCAGGACTGAAGTTCATGCTAAAAATACTCTAATAAGTTCGATTGTTCAAACTTCAGTCCTCTCTTAAATCTTGAATTAACAACCAACTTAACCAATGCGGTATGCCTCGCCCTACAATATTTAAGATTGCCAGAAATCCGTCACATCATATCCCATTTCACCGAGCATTCGCCGCAGCAGAGGCAAACTCAAACCGATCACATTCGTGTGACATCCTTCGATTTTTTCCACAAAAAAACCGCCTTTACCTTCGAGTGCAAAACAACCGGCACAGGCGAGGGGTTCTCCGGTAGCTACGTAGGCTGCAATTTGGCGCGAGCTCGCTTGGGCAAAATGAACTTTTGTAACTTGACAGCGAACTAGCGATCGCTCCATGGCGTCATTAAAGTTATCAAACCTAGTATGAATTAAAGCATGACCAGTATAAAGTTCGCCAACTTTACCGCGCATTTTGTCCCAGCGCGAGATTGCTTCTTGGGCATCCTTCGGTTTGCCGTGAATTTCGCCATCAATGACCAAAATTGAATCGCATCCCAACACCAAACACGATTTGGGATTTGGGATTTGCGGGTGAGAATTAGCGAGCAAAAAACTAGCTACAGCGTCAGCTTTTCCCTCTGCTAAAACCTGGACTAATTTAGTAGCATCCCTCATTTGTATTTGCCTTTCATCAAAGTCGCTGGGGCAAATAACCGCTTGAATTCCCGCACTGTTTAGCAGGCTGCGGCGGGCTGGGGAAGCTGATGCCAATACAAAAGTTGGTGTTTTCATAATTTAAGAAGTCATTAGTCATTGGTCATCTCGCCCGCTCGCGAAGCCGAAGGGTGGTCATTGGTCATTGGTCATTAGTCATTGGTCATTAGTCATTTATTTTTAATAACCAATTCACAATCAACAATATTTTTTAGTCCAATTTCCCATAACTAATAACCAATAACTTTTCAACCTAATAAACAGAGAAAGACTTAACAACTTTCTCAAAAGCTTCTTTAACTTTGGGCCAACGTTCTTCGGTAGTGGATACGTTAAGCGTAAATAGTTTGCCGCGGCTGACGGCTACGCTGGCTAAGTTGTGTCTTTGTTGGTTTGGGAGTTTGACGGCGTATTCTAAAAGGTAATAATTTTTCGATCGCGATTCCCGAGCTTCTGCATTGACTAATTCAGCTTCGCGCCCCGAATCAGGCGGGGCGATCGCAGTTTTGCTAAGCTTGTATCCAACATCCGTCGGCGTGCCCAAATCAGCCAGAGTTTTGTCCCCCACCACTGGACTGATAACCACGCTGACATTCTCGGTTTGCTGGATCAAGTCGCGGAATACCACATCGGGCCCGTTGGAAACCGCGATCGGCAACCAGCCGTTAGGATAGAGAAATTGATAGCCGTCGCCAGTATCAACGTAGCTCTTGAGTCCGGTGACTTTAGACACACAACCTGTCAAGCTGAGGCTTAAAACCACCAGAAGTATTGCTGCAATTCGTTTGAACATTATTTTATCGATCGGGTAACACTAAAATATTTAATTTAAATTGTCTCACCAAACCTTACCCTAAACATAGTTAAGCTATGGATCGCCGTTTGTGCATATCTGGCAAGCCATAGCCGTCAAGTTTAATTCTTATCAAAATAATTACAGGTGAGTCAGCCAGCTAATCAGTCCGTGCTTGGTGGAAACTTCTAAAGCCAAGAGAGAAACAAAACCGATCATTGCGAGGCGGCCGTTCAAGCGTTCTGCGTAGGGAGTAAAGCCGGTGCGGGGTTCGTCATCAATGTATACTTGTGGCTCGATCGCAAAATTGTTCATTTTGCCGTCGTTATCCAGGAGTAGGCCTCTGTTAGTCATTTTGGTTTTTTAACTTCGTTTTTGTGTACTGTAAATAAATGTAACAGACTAATGAAGATATGTAAAGGATTGTGAGTTTTTTTTTTCAAAGCCGCGACTCGGACACCCGTTTTCCCAAAAAAATGCCACTCGGGGCAAGCTCGAAACCCCGATAGAATCAGGAATTTCCAGTCTAAAATCTAAAATCTAAAATCTAAAATCTAAAAGGGTTTGACTGTGGAGAGTAGACTGGCGGCCCCAGAGGGGGGAGGATAGAGTTGAGACGCAAAAAAGTAGACGGTGTAGCAAATCCGGTCTGGGTTTGATGAAAATTGTGGAAGAAGGGAGGAAAAGTTTATGCGGGCCAGTCTGGAAATGCGGTGGTTTTATAGCGGTACGCTGCCAAAGCCGATCGGGCAATGGTTTGGAAGCGAGAGTCTGGGCGGGTATCTGTCGCCGCCGGAAGAACGAGAAGATTTATATTTGCTGATACCTAGTTGCGACTACTTGGGAGTAAAACTGCGCGGGAAAAATTTACAGGTAAAGTGGCGGCAGGCAGAATTGGGGGTGATGCAGTTCGGCAACCGCTGGGAAGGCAAAGCCGAGAAATGGCTGAAGTGGATATGTGCCGACACGATGGCGCCGCTACCGGCGGATATGATGGCAACTGGAAAGTGGGTGAAGGTGAAAAAAAAGCGAGCCCAGCGTCTTTACCAAGTTTCTGCCCCGGGCGTGCTGATGTCTGTACCTGTCGAAGCACCGATTCCCCAAGGCTGCATTGTAGAAATTACGCAGTTAAATGTGAACGGGAGTGCGTCGTGGACTTTGGGATTTGAAGCGTTTGGTGGCGAAAGTTTTTTGGCAGAAAGTCTGCAAACAGTAGCTAATTGGACTAGCAAGAGTTATCAGGCGCAAAAGTTGAAAGCTGAGGATTCTTCTGGTTATCCGATTTGGCTGGCTGTTAACAGTTGACAGTTGACAGAAGAGCCCGCCCGCGAAGTCGAGGGGTTGACTTCGGAGTGCGAAGTTTTTAGGCAGGGGATTTAAGCCCCTGCCTAAAAACAATCAACCTAAAGGTGAGGGCTTAAATCCCCTGTGATGACGGTAAATAAGTCATTGGTCATTGGTCATTGGTCATGAGTCATTAGTCATGAGTCATTGGTCATTTTAGCCTGAGCGTAGCCGAAGGCTGGTCATTGGTCATTGGTCATTCATTAGACAAGATTGCAAAAGTCCTTTTAATCACATTTTCGGACGGGCAAGATGCCCATCCCACAAGAGAAAAAATTTTTGTGGGATGGGCATCTTGCCCGTCCCAGGTATTTTTGCAAGAGGTCTATTAGTCAGGGAGCATCAAGTCGAGCATCTGAGATCCCAAAAAGTATGTACGACTTGCGAGCGTCCTCGAAGAGCTCTACAAATGCAAAACTGAGATGTTCCCAGGGGAGATGGCGATTCTCTCCTTCTCCTACTCAGACAGTCTCCCGACTCGATCGGCACTTCTGAGAATTTGACAAGCCAAAATCGCCGCCCCAAACCCATTATCAATATTCACCACACCCACACCAGCCGCACAAGAATTGAGCATAGTTAACAGAGGAGCAATCCCGCCAAAACTTGCGCCGTAACCCACACTTGTCGGCACAGCAATCACCGGACAATCTGCCAAACCCGCCACCACACTCGCCAAAGCACCTTCCATTCCAGCAACCGCAATCAACACATCAGCATCATCAATCACGTGGCGATTACTCAGCAAGCGGTGAATGCCGGCAACTCCCACATCCCACAAACGCCGCACCCCAAAACCGCAAAGTTCCGCAGTCACAGCCGCCTCTTCCGCCACAGGCAAATCTGCTGTTCCCGCACTGATAATAGTCACAGTACCCGGACGCTGGGGAGTTGGAGATTTAGCAGAAATTGCACAAATTCGAGCTGTTTGGTAGTAGCACAAATCTGGTATTTTTTGCTGCAATTGCTCGAAAACTTCTGGTTCAATTCGTGTCGCCATCACCGCAGGATTTCGCCCGCGCATCGCCTCGATAATCTCCACAATTTGCTCGGGCGTTTTCCCTGGGCCCCAGATTACTTCGGGAAAACCTGTTCTTAAGGTGCGGTGGTGGTCAATTTTGGCAAAATCACCGACTTGTTCAAAGTCAAAATGCTTTAATTTGTCCAATGCTGCGATCGGGCTAACATCACCGGCCGCTACAGATTCGAGTAACTTCTGTAAAATTTCAGGTTCCATGAATTAATGATATCCACTCAGCTAAAATAACAATAGCAAAATTGGTTCGTAGTGAGGACTTTAGTCCTTCTTGATGCGGACTAAAGTCCTCACTACGAACCCATAATGACTATTCGGTAATTTTCAGTTCGTACAAATTCCAGAAAGCACCGCCGATCGCACTATAGCGAATTCCCGAAAGGCGATCGCGCACAGCCTCAAAATTTAGTGGATTCACCATGTAAATAAAAGGCACTTGTTCCGATATGATCCGCTGAGTCTCCCCATACAGTTCTTTGCGCTTCGCCTCATCGAGTTCCTGAGAAGCCTTCACATAAAAGTCATCGATTTTCTGCTCCCAGTCGTACACTTCCCGGCCTTTAAACGGTGGTTCTCCGGGTTGGGGGCCCTGATTGAAACTGTGCAAAGTCCCGTTTACCGACCAAATATTGTAGCCGCTGTGGGGTTCAGTACCTCCGGTAAAAGCGCCGAGGTAAGTATCCCAATTTTTAGTCAAGCGCAGCTTTTCCACATAAGTGTTAAAACTCAGGAACTGCGTATCAATTTCCATCCCCAATTTACCCAAATCTTGCTTGATTTGCGTTCCCATTTGCTCGCGCACTTTTTTACCCGCAGCCATCAACAAAGTAAACCGCACTTTGTTGCCCTCACCATCCAACAATTCGCCGTTACTATTATACTTGAAGCCTGCACTTAACAGTAACTCTTTCGATTTTTGCGGATCGTAACTGTAAGTTTTCAATCCCTGTTCGGGAGACAAGTAAAACGGACTTTGGGCTGGAATTGGAGAGTGCAGCGGCGCCCCAAGTCCGCGATAGATATTGTTAGTCATGGCGGATCGGTTGATGCCATAGGCGATCGCCTGCCGAAACTCCTTAGTCGTGAACCAGCGAGACTTAATTGGGTCTACAAACGGCTGATTTTGAGCGTTACGCCCCTTATTCAGATTGAAACACATAAACACGCTACCAGTATCCGGCCCGCCGTTGAACACCGTATATTTGCCGCGTTTTTCCTCGCGTTTCAGCAGCGGGAACACCTCCGGCTGCACGTCCAAAGTATCCAAATCGCCCGATCGAAAATTCAGCAGTTGAGTATCGGTGTTTTCGATAATTTGCCAGACAATTTGCTGGATGTAAGGCTGACTGTTACCTGCTGGATCTTTGCGCCAAAAATACGGATTTCGTTCCAAAACAACGCGCTGATTGGGAGTATAGCTCAGCATTCGGTATTGACCGTTACCGACAATTTTCTTGGGGTCAGTATCCGTACCCCAAGCCGACAGAAATTTAGGCTTCCCGTCAGCCTCGGTCTGGGTGGCAACTTCCTGTAGAATATGAGCTGGTAAAATTGGTATTGCGCCAGCAAATCTAATAAAAGGAGCAAAAGGTTCTGGTACTGAAAATTCAATGCGGCGGCTGTCAATTTTTTTGAGCTTTGGCAATTGACGGCTCGTACCAACTCTCAGAGTATCTTTCAAACCGCTAGGAATTTTTTCATTGAAATAAATCTTTTCATAGGTGAAGATAATGTCATCAGTTGTCATCGGTTCGCCGTCCGACCATTTCAAGCCTTCTCGCAGGGTGAAGACAATCTTTTTGCCATCTTTAGAAACTTCCCAGGACTCAGCTAAACCGGGTTCTAGTTTCGATGTTACACCGTTTTCATTGAGCAATCCCTCATACATATAGCCAAAGACGCTATATGCAGATTGATTTAGCGGGTAGTTGAAGGTAGCCGGGCCGCTGGGGGTAGGAACGACGAGTCTGTTTGCTAAGTTAGTCGATCGCACGGGACTGCAAGCTGAGATACTGATAGCTGCAATTAAACCGAACAAAATAGCCAACCAGCGGCGCTTTGAATGTAAAATAGGGGAAATTTTCATAATAGTTTACCAAAGAATATGGTTTCGCATCAAGGCCTATAAGGACAGGGCCCAAATCCTTCATAAAAACAGCGCTGTCAACTGTCAACTGTCAACTGTCAACTGTCAACTGTACCACCTGCGTGCAATTATGACTGAGATTGTAGCCAACCGAGAAAGTTTTTAGTGACAGAGAAATACTTGGTAATCCCGGCTTCTAGCAAAACATCTTGAACTGCCGGTATGCCAAATTCTTTGAAATTACCGCTGAGAAATACTTTGGTTTCTGTGGAATGCGATCGGGCATGACTGAGGATACAATGCAAAATCAAATTGTCTGTTGGGTCTTTTTCGATTAAAGTTGCGTTTAAGCTTGCTTCGATAATCTCTGGATTTAATGCAATCATTTCTGCATTTCGCGACATCAGACTTATCGCTTCCCGCAAGCGAAATTTAATTTCATCTATTCGATAGCGATAGTAAACTAATGACTCTTCTAAGTGAAAAGATAGAGATGTGGCGTATTCAGATGTCACATCTCGCTTTGTTTCGCTAACTTGACGACTTAGCTGTTCCTTAAAAGAGTTTTGTCGCTTCAACTCATCCTCTAAAGCTGACAAAGCCGACCTGTAACAAATGCTGGGTATTACCAACTGAACTGATGAGGACAAATCCCTGAGCAACATAATTGCTTCAGCCTCACGCCCTGTAGTAATACTCATCAGAAAGTTGGTCTCGATATATACGATTGCCACCTAATTCCACTCCTGATTTTGTTGTTCCACCTGCGAGTAATGGCAGCAAACCAATGGCTGCTATCTGTTCCGATGCTGGCGGATTTTTTGATTTCCAGTTATAGTCTAAGTCATGCAGCCACGATTCAATTAGCCCCTCAATGGTACTTTCAAAGAGCCATTTACTGCCAAAGCTCGGCATATAATAGCGACATATTTCACCTGTATTGAGAGTGCAAACAGGCTCCGATAAATTCACGCCATCCCATTTGAACATCAAAATTTGTTCCGCGTCAATAAACATAGCATAGGGGATGATCGTGTTTCTTTCAGACACCTTAGCTAACACAGCTTTTAGCCAATCGATCGCGCGATCGACAATTTTCTGTTTCGCAGCCGGTTCTTGAGCTTGAATGATTTTAACCTCGATGAGTGCGACTATGTTATCGTCCTTATCCAATGCGATCACATCTGCGTCTACAGGAAATTG
This window contains:
- a CDS encoding nucleoside triphosphate pyrophosphatase, which translates into the protein MKTPTFVLASASPARRSLLNSAGIQAVICPSDFDERQIQMRDATKLVQVLAEGKADAVASFLLANSHPQIPNPKSCLVLGCDSILVIDGEIHGKPKDAQEAISRWDKMRGKVGELYTGHALIHTRFDNFNDAMERSLVRCQVTKVHFAQASSRQIAAYVATGEPLACAGCFALEGKGGFFVEKIEGCHTNVIGLSLPLLRRMLGEMGYDVTDFWQS
- the psbP gene encoding photosystem II reaction center PsbP; protein product: MFKRIAAILLVVLSLSLTGCVSKVTGLKSYVDTGDGYQFLYPNGWLPIAVSNGPDVVFRDLIQQTENVSVVISPVVGDKTLADLGTPTDVGYKLSKTAIAPPDSGREAELVNAEARESRSKNYYLLEYAVKLPNQQRHNLASVAVSRGKLFTLNVSTTEERWPKVKEAFEKVVKSFSVY
- a CDS encoding high light inducible protein, whose protein sequence is MTNRGLLLDNDGKMNNFAIEPQVYIDDEPRTGFTPYAERLNGRLAMIGFVSLLALEVSTKHGLISWLTHL
- the larB gene encoding nickel pincer cofactor biosynthesis protein LarB — protein: MEPEILQKLLESVAAGDVSPIAALDKLKHFDFEQVGDFAKIDHHRTLRTGFPEVIWGPGKTPEQIVEIIEAMRGRNPAVMATRIEPEVFEQLQQKIPDLCYYQTARICAISAKSPTPQRPGTVTIISAGTADLPVAEEAAVTAELCGFGVRRLWDVGVAGIHRLLSNRHVIDDADVLIAVAGMEGALASVVAGLADCPVIAVPTSVGYGASFGGIAPLLTMLNSCAAGVGVVNIDNGFGAAILACQILRSADRVGRLSE
- a CDS encoding ABC transporter substrate-binding protein — protein: MKISPILHSKRRWLAILFGLIAAISISACSPVRSTNLANRLVVPTPSGPATFNYPLNQSAYSVFGYMYEGLLNENGVTSKLEPGLAESWEVSKDGKKIVFTLREGLKWSDGEPMTTDDIIFTYEKIYFNEKIPSGLKDTLRVGTSRQLPKLKKIDSRRIEFSVPEPFAPFIRFAGAIPILPAHILQEVATQTEADGKPKFLSAWGTDTDPKKIVGNGQYRMLSYTPNQRVVLERNPYFWRKDPAGNSQPYIQQIVWQIIENTDTQLLNFRSGDLDTLDVQPEVFPLLKREEKRGKYTVFNGGPDTGSVFMCFNLNKGRNAQNQPFVDPIKSRWFTTKEFRQAIAYGINRSAMTNNIYRGLGAPLHSPIPAQSPFYLSPEQGLKTYSYDPQKSKELLLSAGFKYNSNGELLDGEGNKVRFTLLMAAGKKVREQMGTQIKQDLGKLGMEIDTQFLSFNTYVEKLRLTKNWDTYLGAFTGGTEPHSGYNIWSVNGTLHSFNQGPQPGEPPFKGREVYDWEQKIDDFYVKASQELDEAKRKELYGETQRIISEQVPFIYMVNPLNFEAVRDRLSGIRYSAIGGAFWNLYELKITE
- a CDS encoding PIN domain-containing protein yields the protein MSITTGREAEAIMLLRDLSSSVQLVIPSICYRSALSALEDELKRQNSFKEQLSRQVSETKRDVTSEYATSLSFHLEESLVYYRYRIDEIKFRLREAISLMSRNAEMIALNPEIIEASLNATLIEKDPTDNLILHCILSHARSHSTETKVFLSGNFKEFGIPAVQDVLLEAGITKYFSVTKNFLGWLQSQS